The Allofrancisella frigidaquae genome has a segment encoding these proteins:
- the folB gene encoding dihydroneopterin aldolase — MQQSLFLKGLEIYVNLGCSEEEKAQRQMVKIDLELAFDESFTANDTDDLQQTICYYTLRNDIQKFCDNTSCNLIEYLAKQIYQFICAKHPTITTKYLKLIKSPPVSQIESAAFIIRN; from the coding sequence ATGCAACAATCCTTATTTTTAAAAGGTCTAGAAATTTATGTTAATCTAGGATGTTCTGAAGAAGAAAAAGCTCAAAGACAAATGGTTAAAATAGACCTAGAATTAGCCTTTGATGAGAGTTTTACCGCCAATGACACTGATGATCTACAGCAAACTATTTGCTACTATACATTAAGAAATGATATCCAAAAATTTTGTGATAATACTAGTTGTAATCTTATTGAGTATTTAGCAAAACAGATTTATCAATTTATCTGTGCTAAGCACCCTACTATCACTACTAAGTATCTTAAACTTATAAAATCACCTCCTGTTTCCCAAATAGAATCAGCTGCTTTTATAATTAGGAATTAA
- a CDS encoding DEAD/DEAH box helicase family protein, whose translation MAKFVCKESECNQEFNSSTALRDHRINHHGPGFICNEPGCNQKFNNSRGLSNHKIKEHGSGFICKDCNQKFNSRTPLREHKIKEHGSGFICKEPGCNQKFNNDFALRQHKIKEHGSGFICKEPGCNQKFDNDFAFRQHKIKDHGHGHGFICKEPGCNQKFNNYNALREHKIKDHGSGFICEDCNQKFNNRTTLRNHKTNDHGFGSDKEDINLELILPPVSHKYLKGLDPVQEVFVEKIGENDLSKLSAYYYETTQFLFNQQSIKYQDINQNIQVCEFAFQYNFEIKDNTQIIFVCAGRISQNSSFVPSRSTKTIIVPVIHLSERNNISGTTLSYQITGDYSKEKNITTRRAAILHFAKHFKLNDFIMMDDNIKSIVHFNTVISSSTERNCDWDGLYDFLRKECKEIGSFISGMNNIYGINLRFPSKIHFINSKEIFEILDSSFKGEVKHLLPNLNNQEVHFPLEDYYMLFSIMFLYKCKYKSDNTKSIMDSIGILNQETIGYERSMLTTNNSKKESLINLTTANDWLLVDTDGSTDLRKFVINTLKTTVTKAIETKRQYYEDYRKIFVLDFYKKNSLKFDSQKNKSNVYDNVTSKIFKEFRVPQAEAADIINKSDKQIINIKMPTGTGKTKVILYSALSLLQSRSIFIIAPTIDIVNQIFDSFKKDLMEYKDINIPFLKIMSGEKAICEKMLDRNHLYNHRFGYIFCYDSFKIFLARNKNVYPDTPRIFDESHIYFKPNKEHEGLLSTKNILFSATPYSFGPYDYSLSTKKATDEFKLIPNVTKIQKDFNGDNAIFKNICNILREEHGKGLIFLSGIKNIKDYAKKLQDYFTNHLLDDRKIIEVHSKVARNTYSEIIRNNSKLIILADKMLQLGTDIPNLDFIINTKEETNYRATQQIIGRLKRGDPDSEKKYYHGKHNFKKNKSFIKYDDEINLDMESEFHTAVNDNMEEENENSNYINNYEIDEESISQERKSITQTFEEE comes from the coding sequence GTGGCAAAATTTGTATGTAAAGAGTCGGAGTGTAACCAAGAATTTAATAGTAGCACTGCTCTTAGGGATCATAGAATAAACCATCATGGTCCTGGTTTTATATGTAATGAGCCGGGGTGTAACCAAAAATTTAATAATAGCAGGGGTCTTAGTAATCATAAAATAAAAGAGCATGGCTCTGGTTTTATATGTAAAGATTGTAACCAAAAATTTAATAGTAGAACTCCTCTTAGGGAGCATAAAATAAAAGAGCACGGTTCTGGTTTTATATGTAAAGAGCCGGGGTGTAACCAAAAATTTAATAATGACTTTGCTCTTAGGCAGCATAAAATAAAAGAGCACGGTTCTGGTTTTATATGTAAAGAGCCGGGGTGTAACCAAAAATTTGATAATGACTTTGCTTTTAGGCAGCATAAAATAAAAGATCATGGTCATGGTCATGGTTTTATATGTAAAGAGCCGGGGTGTAACCAAAAATTTAATAATTACAATGCTCTTAGGGAGCATAAAATAAAAGATCATGGTTCTGGTTTTATATGTGAAGATTGTAACCAAAAATTTAATAATCGTACCACTCTTCGTAATCATAAAACAAACGATCATGGCTTTGGATCTGATAAAGAAGATATAAACCTAGAACTTATATTACCTCCAGTAAGTCATAAATATTTAAAAGGATTAGATCCAGTTCAGGAAGTTTTTGTGGAAAAGATTGGAGAAAATGACCTCAGCAAACTATCTGCTTATTATTATGAGACAACACAATTCTTATTTAATCAACAAAGTATAAAATACCAAGATATTAATCAAAATATTCAGGTTTGCGAATTTGCTTTTCAATATAATTTTGAAATAAAGGATAATACACAAATTATATTTGTCTGTGCTGGGAGAATATCTCAGAACAGTAGCTTCGTACCTAGTAGATCTACTAAAACTATAATTGTTCCTGTAATTCATTTATCTGAAAGAAACAATATCAGTGGCACAACACTAAGTTATCAGATAACTGGAGATTATAGTAAAGAGAAAAATATCACAACTCGTAGAGCAGCTATATTACATTTTGCTAAACATTTTAAATTAAATGATTTTATAATGATGGACGATAATATTAAGTCTATTGTTCATTTTAATACAGTTATATCATCAAGCACTGAAAGAAATTGCGATTGGGATGGTCTATATGACTTTTTGAGAAAAGAATGTAAGGAAATAGGATCTTTTATTTCAGGAATGAATAATATCTATGGTATAAATTTAAGATTTCCTTCAAAAATCCATTTTATAAATAGCAAAGAAATATTTGAGATTTTAGATTCCTCTTTTAAAGGAGAAGTTAAACACTTATTACCTAATTTAAATAATCAAGAAGTTCATTTTCCTTTAGAAGATTACTACATGCTATTTAGCATAATGTTTTTATATAAATGCAAATATAAATCTGATAATACAAAGTCAATTATGGATAGTATAGGAATTTTAAATCAAGAAACTATTGGTTATGAAAGATCCATGCTTACTACTAATAATTCTAAAAAAGAGTCTTTAATTAACTTAACGACTGCCAATGATTGGCTCTTAGTTGATACTGATGGTAGCACAGATTTGAGAAAATTTGTTATTAATACTCTAAAAACAACTGTAACAAAAGCAATTGAAACTAAAAGACAATATTATGAAGACTATAGAAAAATATTTGTGTTAGATTTTTATAAAAAGAATTCTCTAAAATTTGATTCTCAGAAGAATAAATCCAATGTTTATGATAACGTTACATCAAAAATATTTAAAGAATTTCGTGTCCCCCAGGCAGAAGCTGCCGATATTATAAACAAGTCAGACAAACAAATCATAAACATAAAAATGCCTACTGGGACAGGTAAAACTAAGGTTATCTTGTATTCGGCATTGTCTTTACTACAAAGTAGGAGTATTTTTATAATTGCGCCAACTATTGATATAGTTAATCAAATATTTGATTCCTTCAAAAAAGACTTGATGGAATATAAAGATATAAACATCCCATTTCTAAAAATAATGTCAGGCGAGAAAGCTATTTGTGAAAAGATGCTTGACCGAAATCATCTATATAACCATAGATTTGGATATATATTTTGTTATGATTCATTTAAGATTTTTTTAGCAAGAAACAAGAATGTATATCCAGATACTCCAAGAATATTTGATGAGTCGCATATATATTTTAAGCCTAATAAAGAACATGAGGGTTTGTTAAGTACTAAAAATATATTATTTTCAGCTACGCCATACTCTTTTGGTCCTTATGATTATTCTTTAAGTACTAAAAAAGCTACTGATGAGTTTAAACTTATTCCAAATGTCACAAAGATCCAAAAGGACTTTAATGGTGATAATGCCATATTTAAAAATATATGTAATATCTTAAGAGAAGAACATGGTAAGGGCTTAATTTTTTTAAGTGGTATTAAAAACATAAAAGATTATGCTAAGAAATTGCAAGATTATTTTACTAATCATCTTTTGGATGATAGAAAAATTATTGAAGTTCATTCAAAAGTAGCTAGAAACACTTATTCAGAAATAATAAGAAATAATAGTAAGTTAATAATTTTAGCTGATAAAATGTTGCAACTTGGTACAGACATACCAAATTTAGATTTTATTATTAATACTAAAGAAGAAACTAACTATAGAGCAACGCAACAAATCATAGGTAGATTAAAAAGAGGGGATCCTGACTCAGAAAAAAAATACTACCACGGGAAACATAATTTCAAGAAAAACAAATCATTTATTAAATACGACGATGAAATTAATTTAGATATGGAAAGCGAATTCCATACTGCGGTTAATGATAATATGGAGGAAGAAAATGAGAATTCTAATTATATAAATAATTATGAGATTGATGAAGAAAGTATAAGTCAAGAGCGAAAGTCTATTACGCAAACCTTCGAGGAAGAGTAA
- the folP gene encoding dihydropteroate synthase, whose translation MQYIIGIGANIGFTLENINKAIHTIASNENIKLLAKASLYSSKALLKDNSPKDWDIIYLNTAIKIESSLKPLELLKFLKDIEKNIGRDLNAPIWSPRVIDLDILAAEDLILDTEELTIPHKELLNRNFALAPLLELNKNWHHPRHIDIDLNIRLKELKNIDILNQRLSNTMRMGIVNLSEQSFSDGFLTDNERKTNLEQLIEDGAEIIDIGAESTKPDAEPIPASEEINRLDSFLDYLKSQLHTLKYRPLISVDTRKLEVMQEILAKHHDIIWMINDVECNDIQQKSKLLAKYDKKYVITHNLGIIDRNQYLEKKDSIEEIYKYIQGKKNILVSEGLNKDNIYFDIGFGFSKSADTARYLLENINIIRDKLNLKTLVGHSRKPSVLGLNKNTSINELDLATKELSQKLEQQNIEIIRVHKV comes from the coding sequence ATGCAATATATTATTGGTATAGGTGCTAATATTGGTTTTACATTAGAAAATATTAACAAAGCTATACATACTATAGCCTCTAACGAGAACATAAAGTTATTAGCTAAAGCGAGTCTTTACAGTAGCAAAGCTCTACTAAAAGATAATTCCCCTAAAGACTGGGATATCATATATTTAAATACCGCTATAAAAATAGAAAGTTCGTTAAAACCTTTAGAGCTATTAAAATTTCTTAAAGATATTGAAAAAAATATTGGCCGAGATTTAAACGCTCCAATATGGTCACCTAGAGTTATCGACTTAGACATACTTGCAGCAGAAGATCTAATCTTAGACACTGAAGAGCTCACAATACCTCATAAAGAGCTTTTAAATAGAAACTTTGCTTTAGCTCCATTATTAGAACTCAATAAAAATTGGCATCATCCTAGACATATAGATATTGACCTAAATATTCGATTAAAAGAGCTAAAAAATATTGATATATTAAATCAAAGGTTATCTAACACTATGCGCATGGGTATAGTTAACCTGTCAGAACAATCTTTTTCTGATGGATTTCTAACTGATAATGAACGTAAAACCAACCTAGAGCAACTTATAGAAGATGGTGCAGAAATTATAGATATCGGAGCTGAATCAACAAAACCTGATGCTGAACCTATACCTGCGAGTGAAGAAATAAACAGATTAGATAGCTTTTTAGACTACCTAAAATCTCAATTGCATACTTTAAAATACCGTCCTTTAATTAGCGTAGACACTCGTAAATTAGAAGTTATGCAAGAAATTTTAGCAAAACACCATGATATTATCTGGATGATAAATGATGTTGAGTGTAATGATATTCAACAGAAATCTAAGCTACTTGCTAAATATGACAAAAAATATGTTATAACTCATAATCTAGGTATTATAGATAGAAACCAGTATCTAGAAAAAAAAGACTCTATAGAAGAGATTTATAAATATATCCAAGGAAAAAAGAATATTTTAGTAAGTGAAGGTTTAAATAAAGATAACATTTACTTTGATATTGGTTTTGGCTTTAGTAAAAGTGCTGACACTGCTAGATACCTGCTTGAGAATATAAACATTATAAGAGATAAATTAAACCTCAAAACTTTGGTTGGACATTCACGTAAGCCTTCTGTTTTAGGTTTAAATAAAAATACTAGCATTAATGAATTGGATCTAGCAACAAAGGAATTATCCCAAAAACTAGAACAACAAAACATTGAAATTATCAGAGTACATAAAGTTTAA